Proteins from a single region of Gemmatimonadaceae bacterium:
- a CDS encoding cyclic nucleotide-binding domain-containing protein produces the protein MSEVIELLRHVTIFKGLDDEELRAVAELCKEEKFVSGEYIFHEGESGNRLYLITDGEVRISRDVPGSGEEALAILKPGALFGEMAVFDRSERSTHAISNGGTTALTITRPDFEMLLDFDRELAYKVLWAVVRLLSTRLRQTNDSLRSFLAMSMF, from the coding sequence GGGGCTCGACGACGAGGAGCTCCGGGCGGTGGCCGAGTTGTGCAAGGAGGAGAAGTTCGTCTCCGGGGAGTACATCTTCCACGAAGGCGAATCCGGCAACCGCCTGTACCTGATCACCGACGGCGAAGTGCGCATCAGCCGCGACGTGCCCGGCAGCGGCGAGGAGGCTCTGGCCATCCTCAAACCGGGCGCGCTGTTCGGCGAGATGGCCGTCTTCGACCGCAGCGAGCGCTCCACGCACGCCATCTCCAACGGCGGCACGACGGCGCTCACGATCACCCGTCCGGACTTCGAGATGCTGCTGGACTTCGACCGCGAGCTGGCGTACAAGGTGCTGTGGGCCGTGGTGCGGCTGCTCTCCACGCGACTGCGCCAGACCAACGATTCGCTCCGGTCGTTCCTCGCCATGTCCATGTTCTGA